One window of Streptococcus troglodytae genomic DNA carries:
- a CDS encoding 5-formyltetrahydrofolate cyclo-ligase → MMKKDYRTQVIEDLKKQDKAKKVLRDEQLLEELIQLEAYQKAHVIATYLAFAFEFDTSLLIKQAQRDNKGIVVPKTYPQGKMIFVAYDEADLQITKFGLKEPRSEQALEKSAIDLIHVPGLAFNNKGYRIGFGAGYYDQYLADFQGDTVSTIYSFQQFTFEPSSFDIPVKEVLVSGDL, encoded by the coding sequence ATGATGAAAAAGGACTATCGTACTCAAGTCATTGAAGATTTGAAAAAACAAGATAAAGCCAAAAAAGTGCTCAGAGATGAGCAACTTTTGGAGGAACTTATTCAATTAGAGGCTTATCAAAAAGCACATGTTATTGCAACTTATTTAGCGTTTGCATTTGAATTTGATACATCCTTATTGATTAAGCAAGCTCAAAGAGATAATAAAGGCATAGTTGTTCCTAAAACCTATCCTCAAGGAAAAATGATTTTTGTTGCCTATGATGAAGCAGATTTACAAATTACTAAATTTGGCCTCAAGGAACCAAGGAGTGAGCAAGCTCTTGAAAAATCAGCTATTGATCTCATCCATGTTCCGGGGCTTGCCTTTAACAATAAAGGCTACCGTATAGGTTTTGGTGCGGGATATTATGATCAATACTTGGCAGATTTTCAGGGTGATACAGTCAGCACAATTTATTCTTTTCAACAGTTCACTTTTGAGCCTAGTTCTTTTGACATTCCAGTAAAGGAGGTGTTGGTCAGTGGAGACCTTTAA